The following are from one region of the Deinococcus planocerae genome:
- a CDS encoding phytoene desaturase family protein — protein sequence MTPERLDAVVVGAGPNGLAAAVTLARAGLRVRLLERHAGPGGGLSSAPLTLPGFVHDVGSAIHPLGYASPAFREWPLHAFGLEWVWPDAPYAQVMPDGTGVVIERNLERTAASFGPDARAWRALFGPLVAHWEGLLDDVLRPLPRLPRHPFTLARFGLRGVPPSTLTARLFQTPEARAAWAGLAAHVNLPLATPGTGAAALLLGTLAHTVGWPFPRGGAQSLADALAAYLRFLGGEIETGVEVRSMQDVPPARAVLVDSSPSVLLKLLGDRVTPGYRAWVRRYRYSPGILKLDYALSGPVPWRDPTLARAGTVHLGGTLEDIVRAEASVARGVAPQSPYILAAQHTLFDPTRAPAGGHTFWAYAHTAPGTPDTYAETVEAQIERAAPGFRDLILARRLTNARQLEAFSPVYRGGDVNGGRGDLWGLLARPVPTPTPYRTPAPGVYLCSSATPPGGGIHGMPGYWAARAALADVFGL from the coding sequence ATGACGCCGGAAAGGCTGGACGCGGTGGTGGTGGGGGCCGGGCCGAACGGGCTGGCGGCGGCGGTCACGCTCGCGCGGGCGGGGCTGCGGGTGCGCCTTCTGGAGCGGCACGCGGGGCCAGGCGGAGGGCTGAGCAGCGCCCCCCTCACCCTGCCCGGCTTCGTTCACGACGTGGGGAGCGCGATTCACCCGCTGGGCTACGCCTCGCCCGCCTTCCGGGAGTGGCCGCTACACGCCTTCGGGCTGGAGTGGGTGTGGCCGGACGCCCCCTATGCCCAGGTCATGCCGGACGGGACGGGCGTGGTCATAGAGCGCAACCTGGAGAGGACGGCGGCGAGTTTTGGGCCGGACGCGAGGGCGTGGCGGGCATTGTTCGGACCGCTGGTGGCCCACTGGGAGGGGCTGCTGGACGACGTGCTTCGGCCCCTCCCCCGCCTGCCCCGGCACCCCTTCACGCTCGCCCGCTTCGGGCTGCGGGGCGTGCCCCCCTCGACCCTGACGGCGCGGCTTTTTCAGACTCCTGAAGCTCGGGCGGCCTGGGCGGGGCTGGCGGCGCACGTCAACCTGCCGCTCGCCACGCCGGGGACGGGGGCGGCGGCCCTCCTGCTCGGCACCCTTGCCCACACGGTCGGGTGGCCCTTTCCGCGAGGGGGGGCGCAGAGTCTCGCGGACGCCCTCGCTGCCTACCTGCGCTTCCTGGGCGGTGAGATCGAGACGGGGGTGGAGGTGCGCTCCATGCAAGACGTGCCGCCCGCCCGCGCCGTTCTGGTGGACTCCAGCCCCAGTGTGTTACTGAAGTTGCTCGGGGACCGGGTGACGCCCGGCTACCGCGCCTGGGTGCGCCGTTACCGCTACAGTCCGGGAATCCTGAAACTGGATTACGCGCTGAGCGGCCCCGTGCCCTGGCGTGACCCAACCCTCGCGCGGGCGGGGACCGTACATCTCGGCGGCACGCTGGAGGACATCGTTCGGGCAGAGGCGAGCGTGGCGCGGGGTGTGGCCCCCCAGTCTCCATACATCCTCGCCGCACAGCACACCCTCTTCGACCCCACCCGCGCTCCTGCCGGGGGGCACACCTTCTGGGCCTACGCGCACACGGCGCCCGGCACGCCCGACACGTACGCGGAGACGGTCGAGGCACAGATCGAGCGGGCGGCGCCGGGGTTCCGAGACCTGATCCTCGCGCGCAGGCTGACCAATGCCCGTCAACTGGAGGCCTTCAGCCCGGTTTACCGGGGCGGGGACGTGAACGGGGGACGGGGCGACCTGTGGGGGCTGCTCGCCCGGCCCGTACCCACCCCGACCCCCTACCGCACCCCCGCGCCCGGCGTCTACCTGTGCAGCAGCGCCACGCCC